A region of Liolophura sinensis isolate JHLJ2023 chromosome 8, CUHK_Ljap_v2, whole genome shotgun sequence DNA encodes the following proteins:
- the LOC135472981 gene encoding dmX-like protein 2 isoform X2, whose translation MNRHQVLTGACNYGDQCFAVGSVEGVHFTAYATGCDIVILANDFQRVQIIPGVTHGNIKVSCIDCSTDTGKVAASYHTKVYIFEPTPLIHHDSSHKLDYKWFRTAVITTDSFVNCLSWNLDGSKLLTGGDQIQLWEHSLTTVQPEAQGPIRFHVGETVPEDEVLESHSAPVSPPPSDEDKGNVMGGWGVAWSCRPATPVFHLKFSPDGLLFASAGQADRLVKIWYENRKLQLTESVIRQESFLSPRTNEYNFSFVYISHPRAVTGFDWRQTSKYMPRGALANMLVTSCKDNICRIWSETILPDDGLVNLEQLDPSFVHDPKFHTHRHKKRFMHRLRHIRHSIHKRKKQTRVGPPNVMSLPSITSSASIHDFHKFGFHQSGLAPSFHFHLAASINPETDIPLLPTVGGRGHIVETDFRLHWLNNKELQFSMEAETILQELHRKSILEEGPEVEGQAGEEVESPMDDTHSDDLVNFGDGADGKSEQDEHTESEPEPVTKRKRPKLFKRSSRSQSSRSSDSRASEMNRSLSNPEFSTDEQDPDIGATAAAEGVGVDELDRKIEGLLRDWHQCPDMLYSIHPVDGSFLVWLVDWLDEFTPFCFRQAQVSFSSRIPHAFPVPDSRSMAANLMMYCNYSKMDIKSAMKMSESRSILDYNKLNAIPTMSKYSLHNTNMLIPHVSIVSKHVNGTLNQWQISFAENSKFATVLSVAHVARACGHRFRTNTAACHPVLPLLLTTSHHNIPEYDDGTETPVEKAKGRESDLIGGFNFCSELILWRVDPVGPLSKSGGIVELARINSPNISAFSNVAWIPTLLPSTTLGSYSNSPSALFVASDGVSLRMYQAVIDARTLLMEIGPHNKDLPHMLSMSSSYSSSGYSDTPPTPVAPSDIFRIISLQSTSRPGCIMELDALSEACQDWQQTQLLHVFQEQLIVGRHSNKTNHTQPPSLEPMVDLHNMASFDEQFYLVVLEGLTEGGSMLHMWKIIISSQPTHTDAKDPMAGYVPDATLIQEDYDSSPSSRSNTPDLPQPELGHTRQVSCVKLCLTTTKVSSQKLPLYPGVSVVYATVAAGHLSSSSIYPACYAPYLLSTACSDGKVRFWRCDVLGREVSQVNMEVGPDDLSVMSSSYNYEMTISDVSGERPSLTHFTQSLVLDKTYEWKEWDMVIPREESSTIRVQGRPICVSCAYSGRVAVAYRYGNIRAMADNPDNKFVNLCVAIYECESTGGSEWTLEDTIELKNISIPDPGAEIDLSMITPTEPERPPPTDNRLSFTPKVSRTKSIPSLSTIQSVRRSINEQGNKTGALVQKHLVQLDWVSTEDGSHVLTVGVGSKIIMYSQVSNEIAQVCHREGRSTAVDGGGASRPPQARGRPMLQKSKTMVVEDTPEEIRWMKLRTIDLGTADGLPSLPMHMSWVRSGILVVGMDNEMHVYSQWKSPDVLLEAMSSESSTGLQDRRNLTDHSLSSLVNGPVPSAPLNSFKQPTTFKTSQSMPGLKYAAMMSVGGKKKDLSSRKGTLAKSESTTSLSLISESGLFEAAHRANPVLPQYHPKQLMELLNFGKVKRVKAILAHLVRCIAGNDAYQTTYHDELDSQESRSRALHRQRTMSVSGTTAPELAGDFEPALDYVEISSIPPLPIHALLAADSDTAYKAELSPSGRQKSTQQDYSDLFATNFQDDDMDDPFSDDSSVYDPSTPVRGRQLSGSGGWDMNYFGPAQGRLLAKHLTYTHLPGLSSLDQMYLLALGDTVANTKTDFNDRFAMETAKAHVLTEQSTQTAESMDDCGLRFMLAMRHHIYLVRTLPPRQRVMLRQQGLKMFNIVWAFHSEATEELLALIPSMQKGAPTWEELRQFGAGWWVYNINILKTTIEKVAKAAFQANSDPLDAAVFYLALKKKNVLWGLFRSVSDKRMSDFFRNNFQEDRWRKAALKNAFALLGRQRFMHAAAFFLLAGALHDAVEVCTEKLKDVQLALVICRLHDNDDPLPNSVKTILYEKVLGCDSNGQNYNPCRAHPDPFLRSMGLWLLKDYTSALNTLLQTGIGQSHLVEDEDIDTVSTSPNVFNFYNYLRTHPLLVRQRLATMAQERKKVLVILSGFSHADANQQADKGVNHIDKITPLERRLFFQTAHMHFKAGCPALALEVLSKLPSVVVSEEDEDGEVDDKSFVETKGERCIETGTINEYDDKPIVNGFHKANDFDWSQSSSALDWSQPVSATNMDSASAIDWSQPLTSRFDGKLDLDLDLDLGSDKDASEEDNSSDITRDTSVIVHPSRSVCPQREDSMASGSVGAEDLTEDEARAGDFDIMAQQYKFIACLKILMEELTTLATGFEVDGGQLRYQLYIWLEREVEALKLLCNYRQELTDEEETKAEVADKALDDSLDMHVSGHMQRSLSIRETTHKPTLHEVIMAETMNFEAKLERMSRRRQWLHNNQQLLRTLISYCILQGSGGGGLASIRMELILLLQELQQVKPQQQLLSPLPFPTTLPLLSASIASSKTVIADPIKHLQGMIQDLLHTIVEFTVPPCHHYMSEAVLLLRNLSVALSSCIYQCLCDSDSFVVSMADLDVAMEGFTSHSVIYQGGHLMAGVRHKRRTSSTEEIINTPPGKWPGVGSLRVLLAREKDDDAPKLTVLLSEALVGVYISLLINAMAAYDAHMLYRLISHKFTVQMWAALFGGGVKTLLKVANTPSHQKPSDDLAKQRMKLNMKIMGNVPVSTQKHESKRTFKEKFVPPELSMVTYFMTKPFQSSTDMGVEYDSEETLSSEDNDSDLGDADDRYRPRTMSVEAVQEHIDPSSYSWCLIRFAIIQLVLHNLNTFLPLVGIELQDLPVCSPLLHAVLKTLEQWQEMLKSKLDMFNGPPDNYIPDMYLEGYGNQPFAKYRALLEPHNTPFVNQHASLPVRRLWHQLIRQESLQDIFIRYIFKKKRAPEDSLDAVRDGDSDTSEPPKEQDPVKIIHKEQDIISAFTINQANPNCISLSTQKELVELDISSILDPPAWLDDDTEYDIELMRKQSIGDETSDFLVIQVPQDRKQSLTPQSQFGSQMSISSVPQSGLQYSQSGRGASVIIRRPVIGVRRIASHPHLPHYLTGSADGSVRMWEWGHGQSLTTLRQPGSFPKVTKVLYNTQGNKCCVSDAEGSVCLWQVGPGSNFNKPIMSLPCHNKTTSDFAFVGSSSMLVTAGHSSESKNVCLWDTLLPPRSCLVHAFTCHEHGSPALLYAPQHQVVISGGRKGEICIFDIRQRQMRHTFQAHEGPIKCLALDPEEEYFITGSAEGDIKVWGLDIHQLIHSFVGEHSKNTFFRNMGSAAGVTQIAVGPNHHLFSCGVDGSMKFRQIPEKDIVVHQWGA comes from the exons GCTTATGCAACGGGCTGTGATATAGTGATATTGGCCAATGACTTTCAGCGGGTACAGATTATTCCAGGCGTGACCCACGGCAATATCAAGGTCAGCTGTATCGACTGTTCGACCGATACAGGGAAG GTTGCAGCCTCCTATCACACTAAGGTGTACATATTTGAGCCTACTCCACTGATTCATCATGACAGTTCACAT AAACTTGACTATAAGTGGTTCAGGACTGCAGTGATTACGACTGACAGCTTTGTCAACTGCTTGAGTTGGAACCTTGATG GTTCTAAACTGCTGACAGGAGGGGACCAGATCCAGCTATGGGAGCACTCACTCACCACTGTACAGCCAGAGGCTCAGGGTCCCATACGCTTCCACGTGGGGGAGACAGTGCCTGAGGATGAGGTGTTGGAGTCCCACAGTGCCCCCGTGTCACCCCCACCCTCTGATGAGGACAAGGGCAATGTCATGGGGGGCTGGGGAGTGGCCTGGTCATGCCG ACCAGCAACACCTGTGTTCCATCTTAAGTTTTCCCCAGATGGCCTGCTCTTTGCCTCTGCAGGACAG GCTGACAGACTGGTTAAAATCTGGTATGAAAATAGAAAAT TACAGCTGACCGAGTCTGTCATCAGACAGGAGAGCTTTCTTAGTCCCCGGACCAATGAGTACAACTTCTCGTTTGTGTACATCTCCCACCCCAGGGCTGTGACAGGCTTTGACTGGAGGCAGACCAGCAAATACATGCCCAG AGGTGCTCTTGCCAACATGTTGGTGACATCCTGTAAGGATAACATTTGTCGTATTTGGAGCGAAACGATCCTTCCTGATGACGGGCTGGTGAATTTAGAACAGCTTGACCCCAGCTTTGTCCATGACCCCAAATTTCACACTCATCGTCACAAAAAACGCTTCATGCATCGCTTACGTCACATCAG acatTCAATTCACAAGCGAAAGAAACAAACACGAGTGGGCCCTCCCAATGTGATGAGCCTGCCCAGCATTACAAGCTCTGCCTCTATCCACGACTTCCACAAGTTTGGCTTTCACCAGAGTGGCCTGGCACCTTCCTTTCACTTCCATCTCGCTGCTAGCATCAACCCAGAGACAG ACATTCCTCTGCTGCCTACTGTTGGGGGTCGAGGGCACATAGTGGAGACAGATTTCCGTCTTCACTGGCTGAACAACAAAGAGCTTCAGTTTTCCATGGAGGCTGAGACAATTCTGCAGGAATTACACAGGAAATCAATCCTGGAGGAGGGTCCAGAGGTTGAGGGTCAGGCTGGGGAGGAGGTCGAGAGCCCCATGGATGATACCCACTCTGATGACCTCGTGAACTTTGGGGACGGAGCAGATGGGAAGAGTGAGCAAGATGAACACACAGAGTCAGAACCAG AACCAGtaactaaaagaaaaagaccAAAGCTGTTTAAAAGATCATCAAGGTCACAGAGTTCAAGGAGTTCAGACAGTCGAGCATCAGAAATGAACCGGTCGCTTTCCAACCCGGAGTTTTCAACAGATGAGCAGGACCCAGACATAGGAGCCACAGCGGCTGCTGag GGTGTTGGAGTGGATGAATTGGACAGGAAGATTGAGGGGTTGTTACGGGACTGGCACCAGTGTCCTGACATGCTCTACAGTATACACCCAGTGGACGGAAGCTTTCTCGTGTG GCTTGTTGATTGGCTGGATGAGTTCACACCATTCTGTTTCCGTCAAGCTCAGGTGAGCTTTTCCTCGCGCATTCCGCATGCATTTCCTGTTCCTGACTCACGTAGCATGGCAGCCAACCTGATGATGTATTGTAACTACAGCAAAATGGACATCAAGTCAGCCATGAAAATGAGTGAAAGTCGCAGTATTTTAGACTACAACAAACTTAACGCCATTCCGACCATGTCAAAGTATTCGCTACATAATACCAACATGTTAATACCACACGTATCTATAGTGTCAAAACATGTGAATGGGACATTGAACCAGTGGCAAATTAGCTTTGCGGAGAACTCGAAATTTGCAACAGTACTAAGTGTAGCGCACGTGGCGCGTGCTTGTGGTCACCGTTTCCGCACGAACACGGCAGCGTGTCATCCTGTGTTACCTCTACTGCTTACCACCTCCCATCATAACATTCCCGAATACGACGATGGAACTGAGACTCCAGTGGAAAAAGCCAAGGGTCGGGAGAGTGACCTTATAGGTGGTTTTAACTTCTGTAGTGAATTGATTCTGTGGCGAGTGGACCCTGTAGGCCCGCTCTCCAAGTCTGGGGGCATTGTGGAACTGGCCCGCATCAACTCTCCCAACATCTCAGCATTTTCTAACGTAgcctggataccaacattactACCCAG CACCACACTAGGCTCATATAGCAATTCCCCGAGTGCATTATTTGTGGCGTCTGATGGTGTCAGCTTACGGATGTACCAGGCAGTCATTGATGCTAGGACACTACTGATGGAGATTGGGCCTCACAACAAGGATTTgccacat ATGTTGAGCATGTCCAGCAGTTACAGTAGCTCTGGTTACTCTGACACTCCACCCACCCCGGTAGCCCCCTCTGATATCTTCCGCATCATCAGCCTTCAGTCCACGTCACGGCCAGGCTGTATCATGGAACTAGATGCCCTCTCCGAGGCGTGTCAG GACTGGCAACAGACACAGTTGCTTCATGTGTTTCAAGAACAGCTGATAGTGGGTCGCCATAGCAACAAAACAAACCACACCCAACCTCCCTCCCTGGAGCCAATGGTTGATCTTCACAACATGGCATCGTTTGATGAGCAGTTCTACCTGGTGGTGCTGGAGGGCTTGACAGAGGGAGGATCTATGTTACACATGTGGAAGATCATCATCTCTTCCCAGCCTACGCACACTGACG CGAAGGACCCGATGGCTGGCTATGTACCAGATGCCACGCTCATCCAGGAGGATTACGACTCTAGCCCATCTTCCCGCAGCAACACCCCAGACCTCCCCCAGCCAGAGCTGGGCCACACCCGCCAAGTCAGCTGTGTCAAGCTCTGCCTCACCACCACCAAG GTGAGCTCCCAGAAGCTGCCATTATATCCAGGTGTCAGTGTCGTCTACGCTACAGTTGCCGCTGGTCACCTTAGCTCCTCCTCAATCTACCCTGCGTGCTACGCCCCATACCTGCTATCCACAGCCTGCTCTGATGGCAAGGTGCGCTTCTGGCGCTGTGATGTGCTTGGACGCGAAGTGTCTCAGGTGAACATGGAGGTGGGGCCAGATGACCTGTCAGTCATGTCGTCGTCGTATAACTATGAGATGACGATATCTGATGTGAGTGGAGAGAGGCCAAGTTTGACCCACTTCACCCAGTCTCTGGTGCTGGACAAGACATATGAGTGGAAGGAGTGGGACATGGTCATTcccagagaggaatccagcactATACGTGTGCAAG GACGGCCCATCTGTGTAAGTTGTGCATACAGCGGGCGTGTGGCGGTGGCTTACCGCTACGGGAACATTCGGGCCATGGCTGACAACCCTGACAATAAGTTTGTGAATCTGTGTGTGGCTATCTATGAGTGTGAGTCTACAG GTGGCTCAGAGTGGACATTAGAAGATACCATAGAGCTAAAGAACATCAGTATCCCTGACCCAGGGGCAGAAATTGACCTCAGCATGATCACCCCAACGGAGCCGGAACGACCACCCCCAACTGACAACCGGCTGAGCTTCACGCCAAAAGTCTCCCGAACAAAGTCCATTCCCAGTCTGAGCACGATCCAGAGTGTACGGCGCTCCATCAATGAGCAGGGCAACAAAACAGGGGCATTAGTTCAAAAACACCTGGTACAGTTAGACTGGGTGTCCACGGAGGACGGCTCCCATGTCCTCACAGTGGGCGTCGGCTCCAAGATTATCATGTATTCTCAGGTGTCCAACGAAATTGCTCAAGTGTGTCACAGAGAGGGGCGGAGCACAGCAGTTGATGGAGGCGGGGCCAGCCGACCCCCGCAGGCTCGCGGCCGCCCAATGCTGCAAAAGTCCAAGACCATGGTGGTGGAAGACACACCTGAGGAGATCCGTTGGATGAAGTTGAGGACGATTGACCTGGGGACAGCAGATGGCCTTCCCTCTCTGCCCATGCACATGTCTTGGGTCAGGTCAGGCATCCTGGTGGTGGGCATGGATAATGAGATGCACGTCTATTCCCAGTGGAAAAGCCCTGACGTCTTGCTAGAGGCCATGAGCTCAGAGAGTAGCACGGGGCTGCAGGACAGAAGAAACCTGACTGATCACAGCCTGTCTTCTCTGGTGAATGGGCCAGTTCCCTCAGCACCTCTGAACTCTTTCAAGCAGCCCACAACCTTCAAGACATCGCAGTCCATGCCAGGTCTAAAGTATGCTGCCATGATGTCTGTAGGAGGAAAGAAAAAAGACCTGTCTTCCCGGAAAGGGACACTGGCAAAAAGTGAGAGCACGACAAGTCTGTCATTGATCAGTGAGTCGGGACTGTTTGAGGCAGCTCACAGGGCTAATCCTGTCCTACCACAGTACCATCCCAAACAGCTCATGGAGTTACTGAACTTTGGCAAGGTCAAGAGAGTAAAAGCTATTCTAGCCCACCTTGTGCGGTGTATTGCAGGGAATGACGCCTATCAGACAACTTATCATGACGAACTTGATTCGCAGGAATCGCGCAGCCGTGCGCTTCACCGGCAGCGCACCATGTCAGTGTCAGGAACCACCGCTCCAGAGTTAGCGGGTGACTTTGAACCTGCGCTGGATTACGTGGAGATTTCCTCCATTCCTCCACTGCCTATTCACGCTCTTCTCGCGGCAGACAGTGACACGGCCTACAAGGCAGAGTTAAGTCCGTCGGGCAGGCAGAAATCCACCCAGCAGGACTACAGCGACTTGTTTGCCACAAACTTTCAGGATGATGACATGGATGACCCGTTCTCAGACGACAGCTCTGTGTATGACCCCAGCACTCCTGTCAGGGGCAGGCAGTTATCAGGTAGTGGTGGCTGGGACATGAACTATTTTGGGCCTGCTCAGGGGAGATTACTGGCCAAACATCTGACTTACACTCACTTGCCAGGACTGTCCAGCCTTGACCAGATGTACTTATTAGCCCTGGGTGACACAGTGGCCAAcacaaaaacagattttaatgaCAGATTTGCCATGGAAACTGCCAAAG ccCATGTGCTAACCGAACAGTCAACCCAAACAGCAG AATCCATGGATGACTGTGGCTTACGCTTCATGTTGGCCATGAGACATCACATCTACCTAGTGAGGACCTTACCCCCCAGACAGAGGGTGATGCTAAGACAGCAGGGCCTCAAGATGTTCAACATTGTCTGGGCTTTCCACTCCGAGGCCACAGAG GAATTACTAGCCCTTATTCCGAGCATGCAGAAAGGGGCACCAACATGGGAGGAGCTTAGACAGTTTGGAGCGGGTTGGTGGGTGTACAACATCAACATTCTCAAAACCACCATAGAAAAG GTGGCCAAGGCAGCATTTCAAGCTAACAGTGACCCCCTCGATGCAGCAGTCTTTTACCTAGCCCTGAAGAAAAAGAATGTGTTATGGGGACTTTTTAG ATCTGTCAGTGACAAACGTATGTCAGACTTTTTCCGGAACAATTTCCAAGAGGATCGGTGGAGAAAAGCTGCGTTGAAGAATGCCTTTGCTCTTCTGGGACGCCAGCGGTTCATGCATGCGGCGGCATTCTTCCTGCTGGCTGGAGCGCTGCATGACGCTGTGGAG GTTTGTACAGAGAAACTGAAGGATGTCCAGCTGGCTTTGGTGATCTGTCGTCTCCATGACAACGATGACCCTTTACCAAATAGTGTGAAGACGATTCTGTACGAGAAGGTGTTGGGTTGTGACAGCAATGGCCAAAACTACAACCCATGTCGAGCCCATCCTGACCCATTCCTCCGCAGCATGGGACTGTGGCTTCTGAAGGACTACACCAGTGCTCTGAACACACTCCTACAAACAGGGATCGGACAGAGCCACCTTGTGGAGGATGAGGACATTGACACAGTGTCGACAAGCCCAAATGTGTTCAACTTTTATAATTACCTGAGGACCCATCCTCTTTTGGTGAGACAGAGGCTAGCCACGATGGCTCAGGAAAGAAAGAAGGTCCTGGTGATCCTCTCTGGCTTCTCGCACGCTGACGCCAATCAACAGGCCGACAAGGGAGTTAACCACATTGATAAGATCACACCCCTGGAGAGACGCCTCTTCTTCCAGACTGCCCACATGCACTTCAAGGCTGGGTGCCCTGCACTGGCCCTGGAGGTGCTCTCTAAACTACCCTCTGTCGTTGTGTCTGAGGAAGATGAGGATGGGGAGGTAGATGATAAGTCTTTTGTGGAGACAAAAGGAGAGCGCTGCATTGAGACTGGCACCATTAATGAATATGATGACAAACCTATAGTGAACGGTTTCCACAAAGCCAATGATTTTGATTGGAGCCAGTCATCGTCAGCATTGGATTGGAGCCAACCAGTATCCGCCACCAATATGGACTCCGCTTCTGCCATTGACTGGAGCCAGCCTCTTACTTCACGCTTTGATGGTAAACTTGACCTTGACCTCGACCTCGACCTTGGGTCTGACAAAGATGCCAGCGAGGAGGACAACTCCAGTGACATAACGCGTGATACTTCCGTGATTGTACATCCGTCACGTAGTGTGTGTCCACAGAGAGAAGACAGCATGGCCTCGGGTTCAGTGGGTGCGGAGGATTTGACAGAAGACGAGGCTCGTGCAGGTGACTTTGATATCATGGCTCAGCAGTATAAGTTTATTGCTTGTCTGAAGATCCTAATGGAGGAACTAACCACTCTGGCTACTGGCTTTGAAGTGGATGGAGGTCAGTTACGCTACCAGCTGTACATCTGGCTAGAGAGAGAGGTGGAGGCACTCAAACTGTTGTGTAACTACAGACAAGAGCTGACGGATGAGGAGGAGACAAAAGCAGAGG TTGCCGACAAGGCACTTGATGACAGTttggacatgcatgtatctgGTCACATGCAGCGATCTCTCAGTATCCGTGAGACGACCCACAAGCCCACACTGCATGAGGTCATCATGGCAGAAACCATGAACTTCGAGGCTAAGTTAGAACGTATGTCGCGACGTCGGCAGTGGCTTCATAACAACCAGCAGCTGCTACGCACGTTGATCAGCTACTGCATCCTGCAGGGGTCTGGGGGTGGGGGTTTGGCGTCCATACGCATGGAGCTGATTCTGCTTCTCCAGGAATTACAGCAGGTGAAGCCTCAACAACAGCTACTGTCCCCGCTACCCTTCCCCACCACCCTGCCTCTGCTCTCGGCCAGTATCGCTAGCTCCAAGACAGTCATCGCTGACCCCATCAAGCACCTGCAGGGTATGATTCAGGACCTGTTGCACACCATCGTGGAGTTCACTGTGCCTCCGTGCCACCACTACATGTCGGAGGCGGTGTTGTTGTTGCGTAACCTCAGTGTAGCGCTCTCCTCATGTATCTACCAGTGTCTCTGTGACAGTGACAGTTTTGTGGTCTCTATGGCTGACCTTGATGTGGCCATGGAAGGATTCACAAG TCACAGTGTGATTTATCAGGGGGGACACTTAATGGCTGGAGTACGACACAAGAGAAGGACCAGTTCTACCGAGGAGATCATTAATACTCCCCCGGGCAAATGGCCAG GTGTTGGCTCGTTGAGAGTTTTACTTGCCAGGGAGAAAGACGATGATGCCCCCAAACTGACAGTGCTGTTATCCGAGGCCCTGGTAGGGGTTTACATCAGTCTCCTGATTAACGCCATGGCAGCGTATGATGCCCACATGTTGTACCGCCTTATCTCACACAAGTTCACAGTACAGATGTGGGCTGCCCTGTTTGGAGGGGGAGTAAAGACTCTTCTCAAGGTGGCCAATACGCCTTCACATCAAA AACCTTCTGATGATCTTGCCAAACAGAGAATGAAACTGAACATGAAGATAATGGGCAATGTACCAGTCAGCACACAGAAACACGAGAGTAAGAGGACTTTCAAGGAGAAATTTGTCCCTCCAGAACTCAGCATGGTCACCTACTTCATGACCAAG cctTTCCAGTCCTCCACAGATATGGGTGTAGAGTATGACTcagaggagacattatcctcAGAGGACAATGATAGTGATTTGGGTGATGCTGATGATCGCTACAGACCTCGCACAAT GTCTGTGGAAGCCGTACAGGAGCACATAGACCCTAGCTCTTACAGCTGGTGTCTGATACGCTTTGCCATTATTCAGCTAGTTCTGCACAACCTCAACACCTTCCTGCCTCTGGTGGGGATTGAACTACAAG ATTTACCAGTGTGCTCTCCCTTGCTCCATGCAGTGTTGAAGACTCTAGAACAATGGCAGGAAATGCTGAAGAGTAAACTGGACATGTTTAATGGTCCCCCTGATAATTATATACCTGATATGTACCTGGAAGGTTATGGCAATCAGCCATTTGCtaaatacagagcccttctggagCCACATAACACACCCTTTGT AAACCAGCATGCATCTTTACCCGTGCGGCGCCTCTGGCATCAGCTGATACGACAGGAGAGTTTACAGGACATCTTTATCAGATACATCTTCAAGAAAAAGAGAGCGCCGGAAGATTCACTG GATGCTGTGAGGGATGGAGACTCGGACACATCTGAACCTCCCAAAGAGCAAGACCCTGTCAAAATCATCCACAAAGAACAAGACATCATTAGTGCCTTTACAATAAACCAG GCTAATCCAAACTGTATATCCCTGTCCACTCAAAAAGAGCTGGTAGAGTTGGACATCTCCTCAATACTGGATCCTCCTGCATGGCTGGATGATGATACAGAGTATGACATCGAACTCATGAGAAA GCAGAGTATCGGGGATGAGACGAGCGACTTCCTGGTGATCCAGGTACCCCAGGATCGTAAACAGTCCCTCACCCCCCAATCCCAGTTTGGCTCCCAGATGTCCATCTCCAGTGTGCCCCAGAGCGGCCTGCAGTACTCCCAATCTGGCCGGGGAGCTAGTGTG